A DNA window from Janibacter sp. A1S7 contains the following coding sequences:
- a CDS encoding branched-chain amino acid ABC transporter permease, which yields MSTFINQLAYGLADGSILALAALGFVLIYKATGVINFAQGEFLLVGAYMFYTAFVVLNLPLVLAVVFGLVVATLIGVLVERLILRPMVGENPISIIMVTIGLSSLLNALVQAFYGTSPRRQPNILPRGSVDILGATVPINRLAAIAIAAVVLTAFTLFFRKSRHGIAMRAVADDQQAAMTMGISVRRIFALAWALAAVSALIAGVLVGDISAVDQNIAAFGLLVFPVVILGGLDSVPGTIIGGLTIGLLKQFTAGYLDPGLATVIPYIVLVLILLVRPYGIFGETRIERV from the coding sequence ATGAGCACCTTCATCAACCAGCTCGCCTACGGCCTCGCCGACGGCTCCATCCTGGCGCTCGCTGCCCTGGGATTCGTCCTGATCTACAAGGCCACCGGCGTCATCAACTTCGCCCAGGGCGAGTTCCTCCTCGTGGGCGCCTACATGTTCTACACCGCCTTCGTCGTGTTGAATCTTCCGCTGGTCCTTGCCGTCGTCTTCGGCCTCGTGGTGGCCACCCTGATCGGTGTCCTCGTCGAGCGACTGATCCTGCGCCCGATGGTCGGTGAGAACCCGATCAGCATCATCATGGTGACCATCGGTCTGTCCTCGTTGCTCAACGCCCTGGTCCAGGCCTTCTACGGCACCTCCCCACGGCGGCAGCCGAACATCCTGCCGAGGGGATCGGTGGACATCCTCGGTGCCACCGTGCCCATCAACCGCCTGGCAGCGATCGCCATCGCGGCCGTCGTCCTGACGGCATTCACGTTGTTCTTCCGCAAGTCGCGCCACGGCATCGCGATGCGCGCTGTCGCCGACGACCAGCAGGCCGCCATGACGATGGGCATCTCGGTACGACGAATCTTCGCCCTGGCCTGGGCCCTGGCCGCCGTGAGTGCGCTCATCGCGGGTGTCCTCGTCGGTGACATCTCCGCCGTGGACCAGAACATCGCCGCGTTCGGCCTGCTCGTCTTCCCCGTGGTCATCCTCGGCGGACTCGATTCCGTGCCCGGCACGATCATCGGTGGGCTCACGATCGGCCTGCTGAAACAGTTCACCGCCGGTTACCTCGACCCAGGTCTGGCGACCGTCATCCCGTACATCGTTCTCGTCCTGATCCTGCTCGTGCGCCCG